The Phragmites australis chromosome 15, lpPhrAust1.1, whole genome shotgun sequence genome window below encodes:
- the LOC133891992 gene encoding D-lactate dehydrogenase [cytochrome], mitochondrial-like isoform X1: protein MIETVDKWSSSLGFPLHAMVASLLRLSRPRRALLPLSSLRPPLSTQPHASTPSPTPSSARGLPRFISFLAATAVASVGTTVALCDSGLDHRAGGKESTELVVRGERKVVPQEFINELASFLGENLTVDYEERTFHGTPQNSFHKAANVPDVVVFPSSQDEVQKIVMACNKYKVPIVPYGGATSLEGHTLAPHGGVCIDMSLMKKIKSLHVEDMDVVVEAGVGWIELNEYLKPYGLFFPLDPGPGATIGGMCATRCSGSLAVRYGTMRDNVINLKAVLPNGDVVKTGSRARKSAAGYDLARLIIGSEGTLGVITEVTLRLQKLPSHSAVAMCNFQTIKDAADVAIATMLSGIQVSRVELLDEVQIRAINMANGKNLSEVPTLMFEFIGTEAYALEQTLLVQKIVAEHHGSDFVFVEEPDAKAELWKIRKEALWASFAMKPDHEAMITDVCVPLSRLAECISASKRLLDASLLTCLVIAHAGDGNFHTIILFDPSQEDQRKEAERLNHFMVHTALSMEGTCTGEHGVGTGKMKYLEKELGIESLRTMKRIKAALDPNNIMNPGKLIPPHVCI, encoded by the exons ATGATCGAAACCGTGGACAAGTGGTCTTCCTCGCTCGGCTTCCCGCTCCACGCCATGgtcgcctccctcctccgcctctcccgcccccgccgcgcgctcctccccctctcctccctccgccCCCCGCTCTCCACCCAGCCCCACGCCTCGACCCCGTCCCCTACCCCTTCCTCCGCCCGCGGCCTCCCGCGTTTCATCTCCTtcctcgccgccaccgccgtggCCTCCGTGGGAACAACTGTCGCCCTCTGCGACTCCGGCCTCGACCACCG GGCCGGGGGCAAGGAGAGCACCGAGCTGGTGGTACGCGGGGAGCGCAAGGTCGTGCCGCAGGAGTTCATCAACGAGCTCGCGTCATTCCTCGGG GAGAATCTGACGGTGGACTACGAGGAGAGGACCTTCCATGGCACGCCACAGAACAGCTTCCACAAGGCGGCCAACGTGCCTGATGTCGTCGTGTTCCCAAG CTCGCAGGATGAGGTACAAAAGATTGTGATGGCCTGTAACAAGTACAAG GTTCCAATTGTACCATATGGTGGGGCTACCTCACTTGAGGGTCACACACTGGCACCTCATGGTGGTGTTTGCATTGACATGTCTTTGATGAAG AAAATCAAATCCCTGCATGTCGAGGATATGGATGTAGTTGTTGAAGCCGGAGTTGGATGGATTGAGCTTAATGAATACCTGAAGCCCTATGGCCTCTTTTTCCCTCTTGATC CAGGGCCTGGGGCCACCATTGGAGGAATGTGTGCTACTCGCTGCTCTGGTTCATTAGCTGTGAG GTATGGAACAATGCGGGATAATGTAATTAATCTTAAG GCTGTTTTACCAAATGGCGATGTTGTCAAGACAGGCTCCCGGGCTCGAAAGAGTGCAGCTGG GTATGACCTTGCTCGTTTGATCATTGGGAGTGAAGGAACTTTGGGTGTAATTACAGAAGTGACTTTACGACTTCAAAAGCTTCCATCTCATTCTGCG GTTGCAATGTGCAATTTTCAAACAATTAAGGATGCTGCTGATGTTGCTATTGCAACCATGCTTTCTGGGATACAG GTTTCAAGAGTGGAATTGTTGGATGAGGTTCAGATAAGGGCAATAAACATGGCAAATGGTAAAAACTTGTCTGAAGTGCCAACCTTGATGTTTGAATTCATAGGGACAG AAGCATACGCACTTGAACAAACACTCTTGGTTCAAAAAATTGTCGCAGAACACCATGGATcagattttgtttttgttgaggAGCCAGATGCTAAAGCGGAATTATGGAAG ATCAGGAAGGAGGCACTTTGGGCTAGTTTTGCTATGAAACCTGATCATGAAGCTATGATAACG GATGTTTGCGTTCCTCTGTCCAGACTTGCCGAATGCATATCTGCATCAAAGCGACTGCTTGATGCATCACTATTGACTTG TCTGGTTATCGCTCATGCTGGTGATGGAAATTTCCATACAATTATCCTATTTGATCCAAGTCAGGAAGACCAAAGAAAAGAAGCAGAGAGACTAAACCATTTCATGGTTCATACAGCTCTGTCTATGGAAG GTACATGCACAGGAGAGCACGGTGTTGGTACAGGGAaaatgaag TACCTCGAGAAGGAGTTGGGGATCGAGTCACTCAGGACCATGAAAAGGATAAAGGCCGCGTTGGATCCCAACAACATCATGAATCCGGGGAAGCTGATTCCACCTCATGTCTGCATATGA
- the LOC133891992 gene encoding D-lactate dehydrogenase [cytochrome], mitochondrial-like isoform X2, translated as MIETVDKWSSSLGFPLHAMVASLLRLSRPRRALLPLSSLRPPLSTQPHASTPSPTPSSARGLPRFISFLAATAVASVGTTVALCDSGLDHRAGGKESTELVVRGERKVVPQEFINELASFLGENLTVDYEERTFHGTPQNSFHKAANVPDVVVFPSSQDEVQKIVMACNKYKKIKSLHVEDMDVVVEAGVGWIELNEYLKPYGLFFPLDPGPGATIGGMCATRCSGSLAVRYGTMRDNVINLKAVLPNGDVVKTGSRARKSAAGYDLARLIIGSEGTLGVITEVTLRLQKLPSHSAVAMCNFQTIKDAADVAIATMLSGIQVSRVELLDEVQIRAINMANGKNLSEVPTLMFEFIGTEAYALEQTLLVQKIVAEHHGSDFVFVEEPDAKAELWKIRKEALWASFAMKPDHEAMITDVCVPLSRLAECISASKRLLDASLLTCLVIAHAGDGNFHTIILFDPSQEDQRKEAERLNHFMVHTALSMEGTCTGEHGVGTGKMKYLEKELGIESLRTMKRIKAALDPNNIMNPGKLIPPHVCI; from the exons ATGATCGAAACCGTGGACAAGTGGTCTTCCTCGCTCGGCTTCCCGCTCCACGCCATGgtcgcctccctcctccgcctctcccgcccccgccgcgcgctcctccccctctcctccctccgccCCCCGCTCTCCACCCAGCCCCACGCCTCGACCCCGTCCCCTACCCCTTCCTCCGCCCGCGGCCTCCCGCGTTTCATCTCCTtcctcgccgccaccgccgtggCCTCCGTGGGAACAACTGTCGCCCTCTGCGACTCCGGCCTCGACCACCG GGCCGGGGGCAAGGAGAGCACCGAGCTGGTGGTACGCGGGGAGCGCAAGGTCGTGCCGCAGGAGTTCATCAACGAGCTCGCGTCATTCCTCGGG GAGAATCTGACGGTGGACTACGAGGAGAGGACCTTCCATGGCACGCCACAGAACAGCTTCCACAAGGCGGCCAACGTGCCTGATGTCGTCGTGTTCCCAAG CTCGCAGGATGAGGTACAAAAGATTGTGATGGCCTGTAACAAGTACAAG AAAATCAAATCCCTGCATGTCGAGGATATGGATGTAGTTGTTGAAGCCGGAGTTGGATGGATTGAGCTTAATGAATACCTGAAGCCCTATGGCCTCTTTTTCCCTCTTGATC CAGGGCCTGGGGCCACCATTGGAGGAATGTGTGCTACTCGCTGCTCTGGTTCATTAGCTGTGAG GTATGGAACAATGCGGGATAATGTAATTAATCTTAAG GCTGTTTTACCAAATGGCGATGTTGTCAAGACAGGCTCCCGGGCTCGAAAGAGTGCAGCTGG GTATGACCTTGCTCGTTTGATCATTGGGAGTGAAGGAACTTTGGGTGTAATTACAGAAGTGACTTTACGACTTCAAAAGCTTCCATCTCATTCTGCG GTTGCAATGTGCAATTTTCAAACAATTAAGGATGCTGCTGATGTTGCTATTGCAACCATGCTTTCTGGGATACAG GTTTCAAGAGTGGAATTGTTGGATGAGGTTCAGATAAGGGCAATAAACATGGCAAATGGTAAAAACTTGTCTGAAGTGCCAACCTTGATGTTTGAATTCATAGGGACAG AAGCATACGCACTTGAACAAACACTCTTGGTTCAAAAAATTGTCGCAGAACACCATGGATcagattttgtttttgttgaggAGCCAGATGCTAAAGCGGAATTATGGAAG ATCAGGAAGGAGGCACTTTGGGCTAGTTTTGCTATGAAACCTGATCATGAAGCTATGATAACG GATGTTTGCGTTCCTCTGTCCAGACTTGCCGAATGCATATCTGCATCAAAGCGACTGCTTGATGCATCACTATTGACTTG TCTGGTTATCGCTCATGCTGGTGATGGAAATTTCCATACAATTATCCTATTTGATCCAAGTCAGGAAGACCAAAGAAAAGAAGCAGAGAGACTAAACCATTTCATGGTTCATACAGCTCTGTCTATGGAAG GTACATGCACAGGAGAGCACGGTGTTGGTACAGGGAaaatgaag TACCTCGAGAAGGAGTTGGGGATCGAGTCACTCAGGACCATGAAAAGGATAAAGGCCGCGTTGGATCCCAACAACATCATGAATCCGGGGAAGCTGATTCCACCTCATGTCTGCATATGA
- the LOC133891993 gene encoding carboxylesterase 15-like: MASEAASDAPRVVDECRGVLFVYSDGSVVRRAQPGFSTPVRDDGSVEWKDATFDEANGLGLRLYRPRERGGRKLPVFFYYHGGGFCIGSRAWPNCQNYCLRLAADLGAVVVAPDYRLAPEHRLPAAIEDGAAAVLWLTAQAGDGGDPWLAEAADFGRVFISGDSAGGNIAHHLAVRFGSAAGRAELAPVTVRGYVQLMPFFGGVARTRSEAECPDDAFLNRPLNDRYWRLSLPEGATADHPVANPFGPGAPALDAVEFAPTLVVVGGRDILRDRAVGYAARLKAKGKPVEVREFEGQQHGFFTIDPWSAASAELMRAIKRFVDSDGRFD; this comes from the coding sequence ATGGCGTCCGAGGCTGCCTCCGACGCGCCGCGCGTCGTGGACGAGTGCCGGGGCGTGCTGTTCGTGTACAGCGACGGCTCCGTGGTGCGGCGGGCCCAGCCGGGGTTCTCGACGCCGGTGCGGGACGACGGGTCCGTGGAGTGGAAGGACGCGACGTTCGACGAGGCCAACGGGCTGGGGCTCCGGCTGTACCGGCCCCGGGAGCGCGGGGGGCGGAAGCTGCCGGTGTTCTTCTACTACCACGGCGGAGGGTTCTGCATCGGGTCCCGCGCCTGGCCCAACTGCCAGAACTACTGCCTCCGCCTCGCCGCGGACCTCGGCGCCGTCGTGGTGGCGCCGGACTACCGCCTCGCGCCGGAGCACCGGTTACCGGCCGCCATCGAGGACGGCGCCGCGGCGGTCCTGTGGCTGACGGCGCAGGCGGGGGACGGCGGCGACCCGTGGCTCGCCGAGGCCGCGGACTTCGGCCGCGTGTTCATCTCCGGCGACTCGGCCGGTGGCAACATCGCGCACCACCTCGCCGTGCGGTTCGGCTCGGCGGCGGGACGCGCCGAGCTCGCGCCCGTCACCGTCCGCGGCTACGTCCAGCTGATGCCCTTCTTCGGCGGCGTGGCGCGCACGCGGTCAGAGGCCGAGTGCCCCGACGACGCATTCCTCAACCGGCCCCTCAACGACCGGTACTGGCGGCTGTCGCTGCCGGAGGGCGCCACGGCGGACCACCCCGTGGCGAACCCGTTCGGGCCGGGCGCACCGGCGCTGGACGCCGTCGAGTTCGCGCCGACGCTGGTCGTGGTCGGCGGCCGCGACATCCTGCGCGACCGCGCTGTGGGCTACGCGGCGAGGCTGAAGGCGAAGGGGAAGCCCGTGGAGGTGAGGGAGTTCGAGGGGCAGCAGCACGGCTTCTTCACCATTGACCCCTGGTCCGCCGCGTCCGCCGAGCTCATGCGCGCCATCAAGCGCTTCGTCGACTCGGACGGCCGGTTCGACTGA